In one Dermochelys coriacea isolate rDerCor1 chromosome 20, rDerCor1.pri.v4, whole genome shotgun sequence genomic region, the following are encoded:
- the LOC119846037 gene encoding IgGFc-binding protein-like produces the protein MVNQGEMVQVRLPESVGVEGSATFSNVVLVKADKDISVVSVSNKHVSPETTVLYPVSSLGNEHYVVTPSTEPLDSYPEFSVITYQEPNSMEIHVKGKLHYLTQVHSTDSKLKFKLLSLQGIQLQGIEDLSGTRIVSEKPVAVLVGQVCFCNSTKCNHIFEQLLPVCSWGTTYIIPPLPWQKADEIIYITASQSTTVLYQRGEHQENVTLTGGSVHQLPVKPSIPVYISANVSIQVMFYSLGAAIPNSSHAFLMNVPDVASYCLMYSINNQEGFQNFALMVANTSETGAIILDNQRLRSVDWNQVRGTKYVWGMHTLGPAMRSHAVKHASSPFALLSVGTAAMDSYGIPGSCRKNVTFKCQTETQQIKEQLKMCKDVFQQGSTSEFCSFMNSTLVNLETMCAEDRAASLEEVACPFGSFLNSSILSTGGNESKREVASAMTLLLRSVELAALTAALRSPEKKTQNVTTEFMAIETLLVPAAGRCDEVFRLRGQNQTMDIHCNAVTRAATKDPWAVAFISYFTLDDIINTTFLKEGDLMADEKLRNFHLNSRVVSGAIGDGRPMNLSKPVNFTLCHRQAKKEEEEARCVHWKFISGKGTWAEDGCKILQTNSTHTICSCDHLSSFALLMGLTGVEVSQCQTQIKGLDSELLTWTKSVGILPE, from the exons ATGGTAAATCAGGGAGAGATGGTGCAGGTCAGGCTAccagagtcagtgggagttgagggcagtGCCACGTTCTCCAACGTGGTCCTAGTCAAGGCTGACAAAGATATCTCGGTAGTGTCTGTCAGTAACAAACATGTGAGCCCTGAGACCACTGTGctgtatcctgtctccagcttAGGAAATGAACACTACGTAGTGACTCCCTCTACGGAACCCTTAGATAGTTATCCAGAGTTCTCTGTTATAACGTACCAAGAGCCCAACTCCATGGAGATCCATGTGAAAGGCAAGTTACATTACCTAACACAGGTCCACTCCACTGACAGCAAACTGAAATTTAAGCTTCTCAGTTTACAAGGCATCCAGTTACAAGGCATAGAAGATCTGTCTGGCACCAGGATTGTCTCAGAAAAGCCAGTGGCCGTCTTGGTTGGCCAGGTGTGTTTTTGTAATAGCACAAAATGCAACCACATCTTTGAGCAGCTCCTACCAGTTTGCAGCTGGGGTACAACATACATCATTCCTCCCTTACCCTGGCAGAAAGCAGATGAAATAATCTatatcactgcttcccagagcaCAACTGTGTTGTATCAACGAGGGGAACACCAAGAGAATGTTACTCTAACAGGAGGCAGTGTACACCAACTTCCTGTCAAGCCCTCTATCCCAGTCTACATCTCTGCTAATGTGAGCATCCAGGTGATGTTCTACAGCCTGGGCGCAGCTATCCCTAATTCCTCCCATGCCTTCCTGATGAATGTTCCAGATGTTGCCAGTTACTGCCTGATGTATTCTATAAATAACCAGGAGGGCTTCCAGAACTTTGCCTTGATGGTGGCCAATACATCAGAGACTGGTGCCATCATCTTAGACAATCAGCGTCTAAGGAGTGTGGATTGGAACCAAGTCCGGGGCACTAAGTACGTTTGGGGCATGCATACGCTTGGACCTGCCATGAGATCCCATGCTGTGAAACACGCCAGCTCTCCATTCGCACTCTTGAGTGTTGGCACTGCTGCGATGGACAGCTATGGGATTCCGGGTTCCTGCAGGAAGA ATGTTACCTTTaaatgccagactgagactcaaCAGATAAAAGAGCAGTTGAAGATGTGCAAAGATGTCTTTCAGCAG GGCAGCACCAGTGAATTTTGCTCCTTCATGAATTCAACCTTAGTGAATTTGGAGACCATGTGTGCAGAGGACAGAGCAGCATCGCTGGAG GAAGTTGCTTGCCCCTTTGGTTCCTTCTTGAATAGCTCCATCCTCAGTACTGGTGGGAATGAGAGCAAGAGGGAGGTGGCCTCTGCCATGACCCTCCTCTTGCGGAGTGTGGAATTGGCTGCACTGACGGCTGCTTTAAGGTCTCCTGAGAAGAAGACCCAGAACGTCACAACAGAGTTTATGG CTATCGAGACGCTCCTCGTCCCAGCTGCAGGTCGCTGTGATGAGGTCTTCAGGCTGAGAGGTCAGAATCAGACAATGGACATTCACTGCAATGCTGTCACCAGAGCAGCCACAAAAG atccTTGGGCTGTTGCTTTTATTTCTTACTTCACCCTGGACGACATCATTAACACAACATTTCTCAAAGAGGGAGATCTAATGGCTGATGAGAAATTGAGGAATTTTCACCTGAATTCCAGGGTGGTGAGTGGGGCTATCGGAGATGGGAGGCCCATGAACCTCTCCAAACCTGTGAACTTCACCCTGTGCCATAGACAG gcaaagaaagaagaggaagaggctCGCTGCGTTCACTGGAAATTCATCTCTGGGAAAGGCACCTGGGCTGAGGATGGCTGCAAAATTCTCCAGACGAACAGCACTCACACCATCTGCAGCTGTGACCATCTCTCCAGCTTCGCACTCCTGATGGGTCTCACCGGAGTGGAGGTATCTCAGTGTCAGACTCAGATCAAAGGGCTGGACTCTGAGCTCCTTACGTGGacaaaatcagtgggaattttgcctgaatga